In the Uranotaenia lowii strain MFRU-FL chromosome 1, ASM2978415v1, whole genome shotgun sequence genome, TTTTCCCttggattttcatccttttgaaGGTTTCTACCCATACTTATTTGTACATACGAACAGGGTGGTTATTACCAGGGAATAAATCGAGGTAAAGGGCTTAAGCCCCTGTCTTGCTGATGGATaagttacttttaaaaaaataggtgaATGAGCCCTTCTTACCACTTTTACAGATAGCACCGATATCCCGTGATCGTGCAGCTCATCCTCGAACAGGGTCAGATCGTGATAGAAGAGGATCGGTTCCCGCTTCATCAGCTTGTACATGTCGATTTTTTGCTCGGTTGGTTCAACCTTGAACAGTTCATTGGTGGTTCCTCGATATTCGGTCGTGAATGTCCAATCGAACGGTTTCACCTTCTCGTGAGTGTCCGCATCCGGTCGGCTTTCCTTCCACTCGTCACTGCAGGCTACCTTCAAGTCGAGCTTTTCGTTGCTCACCATCTTGAGCGCCTCGATCGGGCTAAAGTGCAGCCGCGCACCACTGCTGTGCTCCACGGTGAGTATGTTCTTGTGGAAAACCATGTCCGGTAAGTGCGGTAGCTCAAGCGCAAAATTATAGCTGTAAATCAATGTCGATTTAGTTAAGTCACGGATTGATGGACTCATTCACTAACTCACACGCAAAGCTCGCAGCAGGATTCATCGCCTTTCACACAGTTATTGCCGTTGGTACATACGCTCTTCAGGATATGTGATTTAGTGTAAGATATGGTCCAGTCGTCGAATTTGTGGGTTTCGTTATCCACCGGCAATCGCACCGGACCGTTGTGGGTCTCTTGCGTTTGAATCTTGAAAACGGAAACGAAGAtataaattatcaaataatTAACACTTAATAACAAGAAAAGAGTACTTACTATTTGTTTCATTtccattgtttatttgattttggtATAGATTTTTCGTTTGAAGACACacaaatttagcaaaaattttcaCCTAATTTTAAGATTGTGAGCCGTGTTTCCCGATTTGAGGCCAAAAACATCTGAGCGAGATGTGAGCCGTTCGAAGGCGTCTGATGTCAAAATTCTCTATTTACACGTTATGCGAATAAACCCAtttattaagaaattttaaacaaatcgaAAGAAATTCTTTATTCAATAACCTTGAATtatccagatttaaaaaaaatgatcttcaaaatgtcctgattttcaagaaaatatctcaaatataACTAAATTTGTAGTTTAATGATAAGAACATCACGcagtgaaaaagttttttaggaCAAaggaattttcctttgtttagtggccaaacaaaggaaaattattttgattctgGGACagataaaaaatcctttgtttctaTAATCAATTTCcctttatttcaaagaattttccaactttgaaattaaaacaaattcttcgattcaaagtattttttaaatccaaagaATAAATCCttcgtttcaaaaattattcttcagAATCAAACTCATAATACattgtatcaaataaaaaagagtttgtttcataatatttttttgaatcaaaatcaatttttgtttcggTTCAAACACCAATATTTTTCTGAGTGATCAAACAATAATATGTAATACAATTTAACTTATCATTATCCTTGGTATCGATGATatttaggctatgcaactatgcggaactcatgaagtttgtttaccaacaaaccacagaaaggCTGAGCAAAGCAGGGAATaattaaataaggtagtgtcgagagccatattggaattttttttgtgacgtcacaaaaacgaatgtatcgaaaatttatatgcgaatgacaaaaatttcaaaggaaaacatgttttagaacggaaatgaattccaatatcattttgattgtgttgtaagacctATATTccactatgttatgaaattttcttgtcctttaaagattgcattatgtttttttgccTCATTTTAATATTGAACGCAATGTCATTTTGAaactaaaacgttcaaaaacgaagaaaaaatctactttaaaaaggtctagctggtagttattgagtgttcaatagattgtcatgatttttatccaatcggtttaccatattcaattcttatgtagaacaattaacatcaattgaagattgttaactcgatttactaaaatgccaataaataattgtggttttgtataaaagtttgctttttcataacttttttgtaataaggatctaaaactgcactgacttgatcattttcatggaagactttgaactaattttaaagttttgcaaatttgagtaaggaaaatccaccattttttcaaaattcgatggtctattttatacaaaaattactcgaaaatccaacttttttcgtaccgatcttgaagagcaagaatccttctaaaataacaggtataaaaagtggaacatttccagcaaattcttcaaattatctacgaaaaaggcaaatttcctagtaaattaacagttttttcgtgattgtgacgtcgcagtatGTACTAAtactcactcctcgcctacttactgtgaaaaaccggagaacctagtgtatcaaaaaacCTTGGGTTTAAGCATAAATCAAAGCTGATTGAACCAAGTTAATCGTGTGCTCCACTTATCCATACCCCTACCAGTGGATCTCAAACACAATACTAACGCCCACCCTATGCCGAACGCGCAAATTTCCCTTCCAAAATATGTATCCGCACCAAGGAATATTTGAAGAAGGTAGTGGTAGCTTATTTAGCTTaacattttctagttttttgtttgaaatttattttgattggccAAAGCCCATCAAGAATTCAAtccaattaaaacaaatttaaacaactGAATATATCGGTTAATACCTATaatcaagaatattttcaaaattgttcaacaaaTTTTCTTGGCTTGGAATGCGTTTTTTCTTTGCAAAAGCAGTGGATCGAGTTTTCTATTTACAAAATATCCGAAATATGAACACCCAAcattaaagctgaattttgcTAATGTTATACCTAACACCCTTTATGCCATTATTATACCCTTAACCTTGTAGAGTGCTTAGGTccagagtgcctccagtagggtgggtgcatactgaggaaaagtaggcaaggggtactaaaagtttctcattggtggggggtggagacggtgcgctttttgacagcgaattgttcgcctaccatgcctacgattacgattgcctgtcacaagggtcacaagatggacgattccgtgcattggtatagagttgtttttgacatttctcacgcacattaaCTGGCGTCTCACTGGCGTGTACGGACGagaacgggacaattaacctccaaaaaTTCCAGTGCAAAAATCGAGCAGCCGGCCgacgaacacggtcgtttttgaggttaatgttcccaaaatgaaaaagtgttaGTGAAACGCCCTGAATTGCGACACGAATACtactagcggcaaataggactataagaacacacctagctttacccgccttgcTTAGGTCATTCACGTCAGCACAATAtgtaaaagaataaaaatgctttaatccaggggtgagcaacacgcagcccgcgggccgcatgtggcccgcgagacccttatgtgcggcccgcgaagcttttttcaaatgttcatgcctaaacttttttctacaatcgATTACTAGGAAAAATTAATATGACATGGTCAAATATGCGCTTATCTGCATTTTCCCAATTGTCATTCAGATTGTTAACCTTTACCCTAGCTTTTgaagcatttattatgttctgttcaaggcataaatgcaatattgtttattggcataacgtaatattggagtTTATTCTATTATTCAGGAATCAGGATATATTTTTCCTAATAATTCAActccaacaactttgaaaagcaaaatccattaaagtgaggAAGAACAGCTAAAATCAGGAAgctacacatgatcaaaggaatttcgaagccCGTTAGTcaagtcattatttttgtttcaagcgaaaatcaagttttatgataaaaaatatgctcagcagataatatttttatattagtCTATCGAATTCGGCAAAAAGGATGGTTCGGTTAGCATTAAAatactggaaaaaattaaaaccaaaaccttgtgaaatattttttatttctgaatattacaaaattacaaaagtttacTAATAATGACTGGGTGaacgtttttgattttttttttcaacttgaattatccggcatcaaagttaccgacaaaaatcaaagtttttgataaaagcaATAGATacctgaaattctgtgattcgatcCAAAAGGTCTTTGAGAATtatctgtgatgtttttttcagaaatttgatagaaaatttataacaaacatcgataaattgtgttatttcacttttcaatcgCATTCCCCATTACCGAAGTCTATATATTACAAGAGGAATTATATCCCAATAATAtcttaataagataaaaaatttaaaaatcgcataaaaattctagaattaagaatgtagttttgtagataattgcttaaaaatatgtgaaattgaaaatttgtctgTGATTTCGACCATCttgttcaattttaatttacgAAACGGGGTTTTACcgtttgaaggaaaaatcaaggatttgaggacaagttttaacTGTGGAAAAAAATNNNNNNNNNNNNNNNNNNNNNNNNNNNNNNNNNNNNNNNNNNNNNNNNNNNNNNNNNNNNNNNNNNNNNNNNNNNNNNNNNNNNNNNNNNNNNNNNNNNNNNNNNNNNNNNNNNNNNNNNNNNNNNNNNNNNNNNNNNNNNNNNNNNNNNNNNNNNNNNNNNNNNNNNNNNNNNNNNNNNNNNNNNNNNNNNNNNNNNNNNNNNNNNNNNNNNNNNNNNNNNNNNNNNNNNNNNNNNNNNNNNNNNNNNNNNNNNNNNNNNNNNNNNNNNNNNNNNNNNNNNNNNNNNNNNNNNNNNNNNNNNNNNNNNNNNNNNNNNNNNNNNNNNNNNNNNNNNNNNNNNNNNNNNNNNNNNNNNNNNNNNNNNNNNNNNNNNNNNNNNNNNNNNNNNNNNNNNNNNNNNNNNNNNNNNNNNNNNNNNNNNNNNNNNNNNNNNNNNNNNNNNNNNNNNNNNNNNNNNNNNNNNNNNNNNNNNNNNNNNNNNNNNNNNNNNNNNNNNNNTTTGGTTGCTAACTAAAA is a window encoding:
- the LOC129737685 gene encoding TIP41-like protein, producing the protein MEMKQIIQTQETHNGPVRLPVDNETHKFDDWTISYTKSHILKSVCTNGNNCVKGDESCCELCVYNFALELPHLPDMVFHKNILTVEHSSGARLHFSPIEALKMVSNEKLDLKVACSDEWKESRPDADTHEKVKPFDWTFTTEYRGTTNELFKVEPTEQKIDMYKLMKREPILFYHDLTLFEDELHDHGISVLSVKVRVMPSGFYILLRHFLRVDQVLIRINDTRFHYEKGNDYMLREYSQREANMEKLKHVPPALFTCPQEIAEHLPVMSKVTEKISVWHGADATASGGLS